Sequence from the Methanobacterium alkalithermotolerans genome:
TACCAATTTTATAAATAATCTATTTGATTAATCCCTGTTAATTAATTACTCTATTAATTTAAGTAATTGAAATTTCTTATACGGGATCATAATCTATAAATTTCTATTTAGGTACGTAAATAGCAATTGCATGATTTTGGAAAATTAAATTAAGTCAAAAAATCCATAATTTAAACTAAGTAAAGTAATTAATGATAAAAGATGATTATACATTTAATTTAAATTAAGGTTACAATATGTCTTCTTTAATCACCTCTAAACTAGAAAATATCCTGAATAAAACCCTCCATCCTCAAAAGATACAGGGCGTGGTGGTAAAGATTGAATCTGGAGATGGTTCATTTTCCTGGCAAGGATCTGCCGGGAATATGGATACCGGCTCTTCTTATTTTATAGCCAGCACCACTAAATTATATATCACAGCCATGATATTGCATCTTAGACAGGAGGGTAAACTGGATTTAGATGATACCCTGGTAGATTACCTGGCACCGGACTTAATAGAAGGAATCCAGGTATTTAAAGGGGTGGACTACAGTGAAAGTATCACTATAAAGCAACTTTTAGCCCATACTTCTGGGGTGCCGGATTACTTTGAAGATAAACCCGTAAATAAAGATAAACTCATTAAAACACTTTTAAATGGCCAGGATGAGTGCTGGAGTTTTGAGGATGTAATGAATATGGTTAGAACTATGAAACCCCAATTTGCACCAGGCACTCCCGGCAAGGCCCATTACTCTGATACTAATTTCCAGTTACTTGATCAGGTAATAGAAACCATAACCAAAGAAAAGATTGCATCTGCCCTCCAGGAATATATTTTCCAGCCCCTTAAACTGGAAAAC
This genomic interval carries:
- a CDS encoding serine hydrolase domain-containing protein, giving the protein MSSLITSKLENILNKTLHPQKIQGVVVKIESGDGSFSWQGSAGNMDTGSSYFIASTTKLYITAMILHLRQEGKLDLDDTLVDYLAPDLIEGIQVFKGVDYSESITIKQLLAHTSGVPDYFEDKPVNKDKLIKTLLNGQDECWSFEDVMNMVRTMKPQFAPGTPGKAHYSDTNFQLLDQVIETITKEKIASALQEYIFQPLKLENTYLYQDIQDTEPEDIYYKKEKLHIPQAMASFRGDGGIVSTVSESMIFLKAFFKDTFFPVGYLEELQEWNKIFFPLQYGGDLCVLICLESFPP